A genomic region of Myxosarcina sp. GI1 contains the following coding sequences:
- a CDS encoding metallophosphoesterase, which translates to MILSIGFTCLQTIGRIPILSETARTNTNTENLFVPPRSDVRIAVISDLNSAYGATDYEPEIDRAIALLSLWQPDLVLCGGDMVAGQNPALTEPEIKAMWQAFDDHVAAPLRQAKIPFGFTIGNHDASSALGIEGQYLFQQERDLAQAYWQDPQHDPGVRFVDRFEFPFYYTFEHQGIFFLVWDGSSSKIPANKLAWVEKTLASRQAQQAKMRILLGHLPLYGVAVGRDEAGEVMDNADRLRAMLEKYNVHTYVSGHHHAYYPGHRGKLQLLHTGILGSGIRPLLDSSLPPQKTITIVDINFDLQALSTYTTYDMQTLELIKKEQLPRFIAAHNGIILRHDIELADLKPEEKAFCLERLNSKLCGLSKLGNIGKSIVLFE; encoded by the coding sequence ATGATTTTAAGTATTGGTTTTACCTGTTTGCAGACAATAGGGCGAATACCCATTCTTTCAGAAACCGCTCGAACTAATACCAATACAGAAAATCTCTTTGTTCCTCCTCGTAGTGATGTCCGCATTGCCGTCATTAGCGATCTCAATAGTGCCTACGGAGCTACCGATTACGAACCTGAAATAGATCGAGCGATCGCGCTACTATCCTTATGGCAACCAGATTTGGTGCTTTGTGGAGGTGATATGGTGGCAGGTCAAAATCCTGCGCTTACAGAACCAGAGATAAAAGCAATGTGGCAAGCATTTGACGACCATGTAGCTGCACCTTTACGTCAGGCGAAAATACCTTTTGGATTTACAATTGGCAATCACGATGCTTCTAGTGCTTTAGGAATTGAGGGACAATATTTGTTTCAACAGGAACGCGATTTAGCTCAGGCATACTGGCAAGATCCGCAACACGATCCTGGGGTTCGATTTGTAGACCGTTTCGAGTTTCCTTTTTATTACACTTTTGAACATCAGGGCATCTTTTTTTTAGTATGGGATGGTTCTTCCAGTAAAATTCCTGCTAATAAACTGGCTTGGGTAGAAAAAACTTTAGCCAGTCGGCAAGCACAGCAGGCTAAGATGCGAATTTTACTAGGACATCTTCCTCTCTATGGAGTAGCAGTAGGACGTGACGAGGCTGGGGAAGTCATGGATAATGCCGATCGGTTACGGGCAATGTTAGAAAAATATAACGTTCATACTTACGTTAGCGGTCATCACCATGCTTACTATCCCGGTCATCGGGGCAAGCTACAGTTACTACATACAGGTATTTTAGGTTCGGGTATAAGACCTTTACTTGACAGCAGCTTACCACCGCAAAAAACTATAACTATAGTAGACATTAATTTCGATTTACAGGCACTATCTACCTACACGACTTACGATATGCAAACTTTGGAATTAATTAAAAAGGAGCAGCTACCACGTTTTATCGCAGCACATAACGGCATTATTTTGAGGCACGACATTGAGTTGGCAGACTTGAAACCAGAGGAAAAAGCTTTTTGCTTGGAGCGATTAAATAGTAAGCTCTGTGGGCTAAGTAAATTAGGAAATATTGGTAAGTCTATAGTTTTGTTTGAATAA